A genomic segment from Diceros bicornis minor isolate mBicDic1 chromosome 5, mDicBic1.mat.cur, whole genome shotgun sequence encodes:
- the LRFN5 gene encoding leucine-rich repeat and fibronectin type-III domain-containing protein 5: MEKFLFYLFFIGIAVRAQICPKRCVCQILSPNLATLCAKKGLLFVPPNIDRRTVELRLADNFVTNIKRKDFANMTSLVDLTLSRNTISFITPHAFADLRNLRALHLNSNRLTKITNDMFSGLSNLHHLILNNNQLTLISSTAFDDVFALEELDLSYNNLETIPWDAVEKMVSLHTLSLDHNMIDNIPKGTFSHLHKMTRLDVTSNKLQKLPPDPLFQRAQVLATSGIISPSTFALSFGGNPLHCNCELLWLRRLSREDDLETCASPALLTGRYFWSIPEEEFLCEPPLITRHTHEMRVLEGQRATLRCKARGDPEPAIHWISPEGKLISNATRSLVYDNGTLDILITTVKDTGAFTCIASNPAGEATQTVDLHIIKLPHLLNSTNHIHEPDPGSSDISTSTKSGSNASSSNGDTKMSQDKIVVAEATSSTALLKFNFQRNIPGIRMFQIQYNGTYDDTLVYRMIPPTSKTFLVNNLAAGTMYDLCVLAIYDDGITSLTATRVVGCIQFTTEQDYVRCHFMQSQFLGGTMIIIIGGIIVASVLVFIIILMIRYKVCNNNGQHKVTKFSNVYSQTNGAQMQGCSVTLPQSMSKQVVGPEENAQCCKVANDNVIQSTETCSGQDSSTTTSALPPPWTSSTSVSQKQKRKTGMKPSTEPQSEAVTTVESQNTNRNNSTALQLASRPPDSVTEGPSSKRAHSKPNALPTNVDQSVQETQRLE; this comes from the exons atggaaaaatttcttttttatctgtttttcatTGGCATAGCAGTGAGAGCTCAGATCTGTCCAAAGCGTTGTGTCTGTCAGATTTTGTCTCCTAATCTTGCAACCCTTTGTGCCAAGAAAGGGCTTTTGTTTGTTCCACCCAACATTGACAGAAGAACTGTGGAACTGCGGTTGGCAGACAATTTTGttacaaatattaaaaggaaagatTTTGCCAATATGACCAGCTTGGTGGACCTGACTCTATCCAGGAATACGATAAGTTTTATTACACCTCATGCTTTTGCTGACTTACGAAATTTGAGGGCATTGCATTTGAATAGCAACAGATTGactaaaattacaaatgatatgttcagtgggctttccaatctgcatCATTTGATATTGAACAACAATCAGCTGACGTTAATTTCTTCTACAGCATTTGATGATGTCTTTGCCCTTGAGGAGCTGGATCTGTCCTATAACAATTTAGAAACAATTCCTTGGGATGCCGTTGAGAAGATGGTTAGCTTGCACACCCTTAGTTTGGATCACAATATGATTGATAACATTCCTAAGGGGACTTTCTCCCATTTGCACAAGATGACTCGGCTAGATGTAACATCAAATAAGTTGCAGAAGCTACCACCTGACCCTCTCTTTCAGCGAGCTCAGGTATTAGCAACCTCAGGAATCATAAGCCCATCTACTTTTGCATTAAGTTTTGGTGGAAACCCTTTGCATTGCAATTGTGAATTGTTGTGGTTGAGACGTCTGTCCAGAGAAGATGACCTGGAGACCTGTGCTTCTCCAGCACTTTTAACTGGCCGCTATTTTTGGTCGATTCCTGAGGAAGAGTTTTTGTGTGAGCCTCCTCTCATTACTCGTCATACACATGAGATGAGAGTCCTGGAGGGTCAAAGGGCAACACTGAGGTGCAAAGCCAGGGGAGACCCTGAACCTGCAATTCACTGGATTTCTCCTGAAGGGAAGCTTATTTCAAATGCAACAAGATCTCTGGTGTATGATAATGGAACACTTGACATTCTTATAACAACTGTAAAGGATACAGGTGCTTTTACCTGCATTGCTTCCAATCCTGCTGGGGAAGCAACTCAAACAGTGGATCTTCATATAATTAAGCTCCCTCACTTACTAAACAGTACAAACCACATCCATGAGCCTGATCCTGGTTCTTCTGATATCTCAACTTCTACTAAGTCAGGTTCTAATGCAAGCAGTAGTAATGGTGATACTAAAATGAGTCAAGATAAAATTGTGGTGGCAGAAGCAACATCGTCCACGGCACtacttaaatttaattttcaaagaaacatCCCTGGAATACGTATGTTTCAAATCCAGTACAATGGTACTTATGATGACACTCTTGTTTACAG AATGATACCTCCTACGAGCAAAACTTTTCTTGTCAATAACCTGGCTGCTGGAACTATGTATGACTTGTGTGTCTTGGCAATCTATGATGATGGCATCACTTCCCTCACTGCCACAAGAGTCGTGGGTTGCATCCAGTTTACTACGGAACAGGATTATGTGCGATGCCATTTCATGCAGTCCCAGTTTCTGGGAGGCACcatgattattattattggtgGAATAATTGTAGCATCCGTACTGGTTTTCATCATCATTCTAATGATCCGGTATAAGGTTTGTAACAATAATGGGCAACACAAGGTCACCAAGTTCAGCAACGTCTACTCTCAAACTAACGGGGCTCAAATGCAAGGCTGCAGTGTCACGCTGCCCCAGTCCATGTCCAAACAAGTGGTGGGACCTGAAGAGAATGCCCAGTGCTGTAAAGTTGCCAATGACAATGTGATCCAATCCACAGAAACTTGTTCCGGTCAGGACTCCTCTACCACTACCTCTGCTTTGCCTCCTCCCTGGACTTCAAGCACTTCTGTGTcccaaaagcagaaaagaaagactGGCATGAAGCCAAGTACCGAACCACAGAGTGAAGCTGTCACAACTGTTGAGTCCCAAAACACGAACAGGAACAACTCAACTGCATTGCAGTTAGCTAGTCGACCTCCTGATTCTGTCACAGAGGGGCCCTCATCTAAAAGAGCACATTCAAAGCCAA ATGCTTTGCCGACTAATGTTGACCAGAGTGTCCAGGAAACACAG agGCTGGAGTAA